Proteins from one Thermococcus bergensis genomic window:
- a CDS encoding AAA family ATPase, which yields MIIGIVGKIAAGKTTVAKFFEERGFCRVSCSDPLIDLLTHNLSEYSWIPEVPEKAEPTRDKLIEYGKYLKEKYGEDILIRLALDKKRNCENVVIDGVRSRGEIEAIKKRGGVIIYVEASPEKRYERLKKRNAGKDKVIKSFEDFLKADEAEEKLYHTSKLKYLADFLIVNEGTLEELKAKVEEIISALNSKKV from the coding sequence ATGATAATAGGAATTGTCGGTAAAATCGCAGCCGGGAAAACCACGGTCGCAAAGTTTTTTGAAGAGAGGGGGTTTTGCAGGGTTTCATGTAGTGACCCGCTAATTGACCTTCTAACCCACAACCTGAGCGAATACTCATGGATCCCAGAAGTCCCAGAAAAAGCCGAACCAACGAGGGATAAGCTCATCGAATACGGCAAATACCTGAAAGAGAAGTATGGAGAGGACATCCTGATAAGACTTGCACTGGATAAGAAAAGAAACTGCGAAAACGTCGTCATCGATGGAGTCCGCTCAAGAGGAGAAATAGAAGCAATAAAAAAGCGGGGCGGGGTTATAATTTATGTTGAAGCAAGCCCAGAGAAAAGGTACGAACGCCTAAAAAAGAGAAACGCAGGGAAGGACAAAGTGATAAAAAGCTTCGAAGACTTTTTAAAAGCCGACGAAGCCGAGGAGAAGCTTTATCACACAAGCAAGCTCAAATATTTGGCTGACTTTCTAATCGTAAACGAGGGGACTCTGGAAGAACTGAAGGCAAAGGTCGAGGAAATCATAAGCGCTCTGAACTCGAAAAAAGTTTAA
- a CDS encoding EamA family transporter gives MEIPIYIFYALLSAIFAALVAIFGKIGLEGIDSTLATTIRAFIMFMFLLLVSAFQGKLKGGITSRQFVFIVLSGIAGALSWLFYFLALKTGSVKAVVAIDRTSVVFAIAFAWLLLGEEVTLRAFIGALLIVIGAILVSLK, from the coding sequence TTGGAAATTCCCATCTACATATTTTATGCTCTCCTATCGGCAATATTTGCAGCCCTGGTTGCGATATTTGGAAAAATTGGTCTTGAGGGGATAGATTCAACTCTGGCCACTACGATTAGGGCGTTTATCATGTTCATGTTTCTGCTTTTAGTTTCAGCATTTCAAGGAAAGCTGAAGGGAGGAATAACTTCAAGGCAATTTGTCTTTATAGTCTTGTCTGGCATTGCTGGGGCGCTTTCTTGGCTTTTCTACTTTTTGGCACTAAAAACGGGAAGTGTCAAGGCTGTTGTGGCTATAGACAGGACTAGCGTGGTCTTTGCAATAGCATTTGCATGGCTCTTGCTCGGAGAAGAGGTAACTTTGAGGGCTTTCATTGGGGCTTTATTAATAGTTATCGGCGCCATTTTGGTCTCGTTGAAGTGA
- a CDS encoding BMP family lipoprotein — translation MKNRGLTVLLVGILLFSVAVSGCIGGETTSTPQYEGKIALVYDVGGRGDLSFNDMAYLGASKAAKDFNLELKEVQSNSESDYLPNLRSLAQKGDYDLIIAVGFMMEDAVKQVAEEFPDQKFAIVDGYIPDKPNVVSIIFKENEGSALIGALAGLIAANDGKDKVGAVLGVEIPPLYKFEGGYMFGVAWAEDYYKQKTGKDVDIKVLYTYTGAFNDPAKGKTAAQAQLGQGAWVIYQIAGATGLGVFDAVYEYLQSQGKDMGPPFAVGVDSAQDWIKPGVIIASMMKRVDVGVYKAVESVVKGTWKGGVMELGLKEDGVGVSSIDDVKEMFNSLPEDAKEQKLKELGLNSEDELFAKLEETRNQVPDWIWQAVSELEEKIKSGEIKVPMATTKDQIEAIRNAETWQEMEELAKEWESS, via the coding sequence ATGAAAAATAGAGGATTAACAGTGCTTTTAGTAGGAATTTTACTATTTAGCGTTGCTGTAAGCGGCTGTATAGGCGGAGAGACAACAAGCACGCCCCAATACGAAGGAAAAATCGCACTGGTTTATGACGTCGGTGGAAGAGGTGACTTAAGCTTCAACGATATGGCATACCTTGGAGCCTCAAAGGCCGCAAAGGACTTCAACCTTGAACTTAAAGAGGTACAAAGCAACAGTGAGTCCGATTACTTACCAAACCTTAGAAGTTTGGCCCAAAAGGGCGACTATGACCTCATTATCGCAGTTGGATTCATGATGGAGGATGCCGTAAAGCAGGTGGCAGAGGAGTTCCCCGACCAGAAGTTTGCCATCGTTGATGGGTATATCCCAGATAAGCCAAATGTCGTGAGCATTATCTTCAAAGAAAACGAAGGTTCTGCTTTAATCGGAGCTTTGGCCGGGTTAATAGCTGCAAACGACGGTAAAGACAAAGTAGGCGCTGTTCTTGGTGTTGAAATCCCACCACTCTATAAATTCGAAGGCGGTTACATGTTCGGTGTTGCCTGGGCTGAAGATTACTACAAACAAAAAACTGGAAAGGACGTTGATATCAAGGTCTTATACACCTATACCGGTGCTTTTAACGACCCTGCAAAGGGTAAGACCGCTGCTCAAGCTCAGCTTGGACAGGGAGCATGGGTTATCTACCAGATAGCAGGTGCGACGGGATTAGGTGTATTTGATGCGGTCTATGAATACCTCCAGAGCCAAGGAAAAGACATGGGGCCACCATTTGCCGTTGGTGTCGACTCAGCGCAAGACTGGATTAAGCCGGGAGTTATAATTGCCTCAATGATGAAGAGAGTTGACGTCGGTGTCTACAAGGCTGTAGAAAGTGTCGTCAAAGGAACATGGAAAGGAGGAGTAATGGAGCTCGGACTAAAAGAGGATGGTGTTGGAGTAAGCAGCATTGATGATGTTAAGGAGATGTTCAACTCATTGCCAGAAGACGCCAAGGAGCAGAAACTTAAAGAGCTCGGCCTTAACAGCGAGGATGAACTCTTCGCCAAACTTGAAGAGACAAGAAACCAAGTTCCGGACTGGATTTGGCAAGCGGTGAGCGAGCTTGAAGAGAAGATCAAGAGCGGAGAAATAAAGGTTCCAATGGCAACCACAAAAGACCAGATAGAAGCCATAAGAAACGCCGAAACCTGGCAAGAGATGGAAGAATTAGCGAAAGAATGGGAAAGCAGCTGA
- the glmM gene encoding phosphoglucosamine mutase: MGKYFGTSGIREVVNEKLTPDLALKVGKALGTFLGDGRVVVGMDTRTSGEMLKNALISGLLSTGIDVIDIGLSPTPLTGFAIKLYEADAGVTITASHNPPEYNGIKVWQPNGMAYTSEMENELERILEKEKFQQASWDRIGELTRADPKKEYIKKALEMIELSKSYKVVVDCGNGAGSIVSPYLQRELGNKVVSLNSHPSGFFVRELEPNAKSLSALSKTVKSLGADVGIAHDGDADRIGVVDDQGNFVEYEVMLSLISGYMLRKFGKGKIVTTVDAGFALDDYVRPLGGEVVRVKVGDVAVAEGIAREKAVFGGEPSGTWIIPQWNLTPDGIFAGALVLEMIDKLGPLSELAKEVPRYVTLRAKIPCPNEKKAKAMELIAREALESFDYKRLIDIDGVRIENDDWWILFRPSGTEPIMRITLEAHTEEKAKELMEKARKLVERAIREA, encoded by the coding sequence ATGGGAAAGTACTTTGGGACAAGCGGTATACGGGAAGTCGTCAACGAGAAATTAACCCCTGACCTTGCTCTAAAAGTCGGAAAGGCTTTGGGCACTTTTCTTGGTGATGGGAGGGTAGTTGTAGGGATGGACACCAGGACGAGCGGTGAGATGCTTAAAAATGCCTTAATTTCTGGTCTTTTAAGCACCGGAATAGATGTCATTGATATCGGCCTTTCTCCCACTCCGTTAACGGGCTTTGCAATAAAGCTGTATGAAGCCGATGCTGGCGTAACGATAACAGCTTCGCACAATCCACCCGAGTACAACGGCATAAAGGTGTGGCAGCCAAACGGAATGGCCTACACAAGCGAGATGGAAAATGAACTGGAACGAATCCTTGAAAAGGAGAAGTTCCAGCAGGCATCTTGGGATAGAATAGGCGAGCTAACAAGAGCTGACCCAAAAAAGGAGTACATAAAAAAAGCCCTTGAGATGATAGAGCTTTCAAAAAGCTATAAAGTTGTTGTTGACTGTGGAAACGGTGCCGGGAGCATAGTTTCGCCCTATCTTCAGAGAGAGCTTGGAAATAAGGTTGTCTCACTTAACTCCCATCCATCTGGATTTTTTGTAAGGGAGCTTGAGCCGAACGCCAAGAGCCTTTCAGCTCTTTCGAAGACGGTGAAGTCCCTTGGGGCTGATGTCGGCATAGCACACGATGGAGATGCAGATAGAATTGGCGTTGTTGATGATCAGGGGAACTTTGTTGAGTACGAGGTAATGCTTTCCCTCATAAGCGGTTACATGCTGAGAAAGTTTGGAAAAGGAAAGATTGTCACCACGGTTGATGCTGGCTTTGCCCTGGATGACTACGTTAGACCCTTGGGTGGAGAAGTCGTTAGGGTGAAGGTTGGAGACGTTGCGGTTGCAGAGGGGATAGCGAGGGAAAAAGCCGTCTTCGGAGGGGAGCCCTCTGGAACTTGGATAATTCCGCAGTGGAACCTCACTCCTGATGGAATCTTTGCTGGAGCCTTAGTTCTTGAAATGATCGACAAGCTTGGCCCTCTGAGTGAACTGGCGAAGGAAGTCCCGCGCTACGTAACGCTAAGAGCCAAAATCCCCTGCCCCAACGAGAAGAAAGCAAAGGCGATGGAGCTCATAGCTAGGGAAGCTCTGGAGAGCTTTGATTACAAGAGACTAATAGACATCGACGGGGTAAGGATTGAGAACGACGACTGGTGGATTCTCTTCCGCCCGAGCGGGACGGAGCCTATAATGCGCATAACCCTTGAGGCACACACGGAGGAGAAGGCGAAGGAGCTTATGGAGAAGGCAAGGAAGCTCGTGGAGAGGGCCATAAGGGAGGCTTAG
- a CDS encoding flavodoxin family protein — translation MNAIIVYVSIHHRNTEKIARAMAEVLNAELVKPWEIMPEELLNYDLIGFGSGIYYWKHHKALFGLIEKLPTVKGKKAFIFSTAGINIPFINHRKLRNALRRKGFEIVGEFSCRGWDTNGWLAKIGGLNKGHPDDRDLERARRFAKRLASLQRDQNGADNY, via the coding sequence ATGAACGCTATCATCGTTTACGTCTCCATCCACCATAGAAACACTGAAAAGATAGCCAGAGCGATGGCAGAAGTTCTCAACGCGGAACTCGTTAAGCCGTGGGAAATCATGCCTGAAGAGCTCTTAAACTACGACCTCATAGGCTTTGGCTCCGGAATCTACTACTGGAAGCACCACAAAGCCCTCTTCGGCCTCATAGAAAAGCTCCCGACGGTAAAAGGAAAGAAAGCCTTCATTTTCTCAACGGCCGGGATAAATATCCCATTTATCAACCACCGGAAGCTAAGAAACGCTTTAAGGAGGAAAGGGTTTGAAATAGTTGGAGAGTTCTCCTGCAGGGGCTGGGACACGAACGGCTGGCTGGCGAAAATAGGCGGGCTGAACAAAGGGCATCCGGATGATAGGGACCTGGAAAGAGCAAGAAGGTTTGCAAAAAGGTTGGCCTCACTTCAACGAGACCAAAATGGCGCCGATAACTATTAA